In Pseudomonas sp. Q1-7, the genomic window CTCCGGCGGGCATTTCAATCGCTGGCAGAGCCGCGTATCCGGGTTGCCCGAGTACGGTGGCGAGCTGCCGGTGGCGGCTCTGGCCGAAGAAATGCTGACTCCAGGCGAAGGGCAGGTGAGGGCGCTGGTGACCGTTGCCGGCAACCCCGTGCTGTCCACGCCCAACGGGCGGCAGCTGGAGCAGGCGCTGGATGGCTTGGAGTTCATGCTCAGCGTCGATCTCTATATCAACGAGACTACCCGCTACGCGGATTTGATCCTGCCACCCACCGCGCCCCTGGAGCATGAGCATTACGACACCACCTTCAACCTCTTCGCGGTGCGCAACGTCACCCGTTTCAACGACGCGGTGCTGGCGAGGCCAGCAGGTGCGCTGCATGACTGGGAAATCTTCGTCGGCCTGGCCAAGGCCTTCGCCGCGCGGACCGGTGGCGAACTCAAACCTACCCTGGCGCCGGAGCAGATGATCGACATGGGGCTGCGCGCCGGTCCCTACGGCGACCGCTCCGAGCACAAGCTTTCCGTGGCTCGTCTGCGCGATTATCCCCATGGGCTCGACCTGGGGGCGCTCAAGCCTAACCTTGCCAAGCGGATCAGAACGGCCAGCGGCAAGATCGAGGCTGCGCCGGCGATTCTGCTCGCCGACCTCGAACGCTTCGCCGCGCAGCCGGTGCCGCGCGAGGGCGAGTTGGTGCTGATCGGGCGGCGCCATGTGCGCAGCAACAACTCCTGGATGCACAACTATCACCGTCTGGTGAAAGGCAAGCCGCGCCACCAGTTGCTGATGCACCCGCGTGACCTGGAGGTCCGTGGCCTGGTGGATGGTCAGCGGGTGAAGGTGCGTTCGCGCGTGGGCGTGATCGAAGTGGAAGTGGGCGCCAGCGAAGAGATGATGCCCGGCGTGGTCAGCCTGCCCCACGGCTGGGGTCATGCGCGTCCCGGCGTGCGCATGGGCATTGCCAGCGAGCAGCCGGGCGCCAGCGCCAACGACCTGACCGACGAGCGTCAGCTGGACATGGTGTCCGGCAATGCGGCACTCAATGGCGTTCCCGTGGAAGTGGTGGCCGCCTGAAGGCAAGGGAAGCCCGA contains:
- a CDS encoding molybdopterin oxidoreductase family protein, giving the protein MTKTLHHRACHLCEAICGLTIETEDQDDGGRRILSIKGDAQDSFSRGHICPKAVALQDIQNDPDRIRQPMRRAGSEWLPIGWDEAFALVAERLADIQARHGNNAVAVYQGNPSVHNYGLMTHSNYFLGLLKTRGRFSATSVDQLPHHLISQQLYGHGLLIPIPDIDHTRFMLILGGNPLASNGSIMTVPDVEKRLKALQARGGKLVVVDPRRSETAAMADQHLFVRPGQDAALLFGLLNTLFEEGLGRATHLQVDGLQQVREAIAHFTPEAMSLRCGIPAEQIRRLAREFAAADSAVCYGRMGVSTQAFGSLCQWLIQLINLVTGNLDRVGGAICTEPAVDLVAATSGGHFNRWQSRVSGLPEYGGELPVAALAEEMLTPGEGQVRALVTVAGNPVLSTPNGRQLEQALDGLEFMLSVDLYINETTRYADLILPPTAPLEHEHYDTTFNLFAVRNVTRFNDAVLARPAGALHDWEIFVGLAKAFAARTGGELKPTLAPEQMIDMGLRAGPYGDRSEHKLSVARLRDYPHGLDLGALKPNLAKRIRTASGKIEAAPAILLADLERFAAQPVPREGELVLIGRRHVRSNNSWMHNYHRLVKGKPRHQLLMHPRDLEVRGLVDGQRVKVRSRVGVIEVEVGASEEMMPGVVSLPHGWGHARPGVRMGIASEQPGASANDLTDERQLDMVSGNAALNGVPVEVVAA